Proteins from a genomic interval of Anaerolineae bacterium:
- a CDS encoding Hsp20/alpha crystallin family protein gives MTMRDWDAEIRRALSAPEEEGAAGPIWHTLWAEMRWDFRPHSWRPPTDVFETEDALVVRVEVAGMRPGDFEVILQQQMLRIRGVRYEPEGARAYYQMEIPFGEFEVLVHLPFQAQGQDTEAEYRDGFLLVRIRKARPVRVRVTHTDAEA, from the coding sequence GTGACCATGAGGGATTGGGATGCCGAGATTCGTCGCGCGCTGAGCGCTCCGGAGGAAGAAGGCGCTGCCGGCCCGATATGGCATACCCTTTGGGCCGAGATGCGTTGGGATTTTCGTCCCCATTCCTGGCGGCCTCCCACCGATGTCTTTGAAACCGAGGACGCCCTGGTGGTGCGAGTTGAGGTGGCCGGTATGCGTCCGGGCGATTTTGAGGTGATCCTGCAGCAGCAGATGCTGCGCATTCGCGGCGTCCGCTACGAGCCTGAAGGGGCGCGGGCTTACTACCAGATGGAAATCCCTTTTGGTGAGTTTGAAGTGCTGGTGCACCTGCCGTTCCAGGCTCAGGGTCAGGACACGGAGGCCGAGTATCGCGACGGCTTCCTGCTGGTGCGTATCCGCAAGGCGCGTCCGGTGCGGGTGCGGGTGACCCACACCGACGCGGAAGCCTGA
- the lon gene encoding endopeptidase La: MSRGEEEETEAQAEEPREGQPEVPEILPILPLRGAVVYPQTGTPLTVGQPRSIRLVDDVVAGNRILGLVAAKDPELETPGPDDLYRVGTLATIHRLFRAPDGTIRLLVQGVQRIRIVEFVQEEPYLMARVEPLPEAKEESLEVEALARNVRELFRRISELVSSIPQELVSSILALEDPLQTAYTVANFQRMSLEDAQAILELDAVVDKLRRLVGILAREVEVLELGQKIQNEARSEIEKMQREYFLREQLKAIKRELGEEDEQAVEVREFREKIEAAGMPQEAKKQALRELDRLSRLPAAAAEYGVIRTYLDWLVSLPWSSLTEDNLDIAHAREVLDHDHYGLEDVKERILEFLAVRKLRLERQEELEAQAYEDDIRLEREGAILCFVGPPGVGKTSLGRSIARALGRKFIRVSLGGVRDEAEIRGHRRTYIGAMPGRIIQALRRVGTRNPVFMLDEVDKLVFDFHGDPASALLEVLDPEQNREFRDHYLEVAFDLSQVFFITTANYLDNIPAPLRDRMEIIHLSGYTESEKMEIAKGYLIPRQLRENALRPEEIEFTDEGLRTIIRSYTREAGVRNLERQIGAVCRKVVRRIAEGQTEQVVVTPEVVREFLGRPRYFGTEELARRVSIPGVAIGLAWTPVGGDILFVEATAMPGSKGFILTGSLGKVMEESARAALSYVRSRARALDLPPDFFEKHDIHLHVPAGAQPKDGPSAGVTMVTALVSLVSGRVVRPEVGMTGEITLRGLVLPVGGIKEKVLAAHRAGLKTVILPQRNEADLEDLPEEVRESLQFVFVETVDEVLAAALEPAPSSPSEEPTNDQERASERAPVPQEGDA; this comes from the coding sequence ATGAGCAGGGGGGAAGAAGAGGAAACCGAAGCCCAGGCCGAGGAACCCCGGGAGGGACAGCCGGAGGTGCCTGAGATTTTGCCCATCCTGCCCTTGCGCGGCGCCGTGGTCTATCCGCAAACCGGCACCCCGTTGACCGTCGGGCAGCCCCGCTCGATCCGCCTGGTGGACGATGTGGTGGCGGGGAACCGCATCCTGGGGTTGGTGGCCGCCAAGGATCCCGAACTGGAAACCCCCGGCCCCGATGACCTGTATCGGGTGGGCACCCTGGCGACCATCCACCGCCTTTTCCGGGCGCCGGACGGCACCATCCGCCTGTTGGTGCAGGGGGTCCAGCGCATCCGCATTGTGGAGTTTGTGCAGGAAGAGCCTTACCTGATGGCGCGGGTCGAGCCGTTGCCCGAGGCGAAGGAAGAGAGCCTGGAGGTGGAGGCGCTGGCCCGGAATGTGCGGGAACTCTTCCGGCGTATCTCCGAACTGGTCTCCTCCATTCCCCAGGAACTGGTCTCCTCCATCCTGGCGCTGGAGGACCCGCTGCAGACGGCCTACACCGTGGCGAATTTCCAGCGCATGAGCCTGGAGGATGCCCAGGCCATCCTGGAACTGGACGCGGTGGTCGACAAACTGCGCCGCCTGGTGGGCATTCTGGCCCGCGAGGTGGAGGTGCTGGAGTTGGGCCAGAAGATTCAAAATGAGGCCCGTTCCGAAATCGAGAAGATGCAGCGGGAGTACTTCCTGCGCGAGCAGTTGAAGGCCATCAAACGGGAGTTAGGCGAGGAGGACGAACAGGCCGTCGAGGTGCGCGAATTCCGCGAGAAAATCGAGGCCGCCGGGATGCCCCAGGAGGCCAAGAAGCAGGCCTTGCGCGAACTGGATCGGCTTTCCCGCCTGCCGGCCGCCGCGGCCGAGTATGGGGTCATTCGCACCTACCTGGATTGGCTGGTCTCCCTGCCCTGGTCGAGCCTCACCGAGGACAACCTGGATATCGCCCACGCCCGGGAGGTGCTCGACCACGACCACTATGGCCTGGAGGATGTGAAAGAGCGCATTCTTGAGTTCCTGGCCGTGCGCAAGTTGCGCCTGGAACGCCAGGAGGAACTGGAGGCCCAAGCCTACGAGGACGACATTCGCCTGGAGCGGGAAGGTGCCATCCTCTGTTTCGTCGGCCCGCCAGGCGTGGGTAAGACCTCCCTGGGGCGGTCCATCGCCCGTGCGTTGGGGCGTAAGTTCATCCGCGTTTCCCTGGGCGGCGTGCGGGACGAGGCCGAAATCCGCGGCCACCGGCGTACCTACATCGGCGCCATGCCGGGCCGGATCATCCAGGCGCTGCGTCGGGTGGGTACGCGCAACCCGGTCTTTATGCTCGACGAGGTGGACAAACTGGTCTTCGACTTCCACGGCGACCCAGCTTCGGCCCTGCTGGAAGTGCTGGACCCGGAGCAGAACCGGGAGTTCCGCGACCATTACCTGGAGGTGGCCTTCGACCTCTCCCAGGTCTTTTTCATCACCACGGCCAATTACCTGGACAACATCCCTGCCCCCCTCCGCGACCGCATGGAAATCATCCATCTCTCGGGGTACACCGAGTCCGAGAAGATGGAGATTGCCAAGGGCTACCTGATTCCCCGTCAGTTGCGGGAAAACGCCCTACGGCCCGAGGAGATCGAATTCACCGACGAGGGGCTGCGCACCATCATTCGTTCCTACACGCGCGAGGCCGGGGTGCGCAATCTGGAGCGACAAATTGGAGCTGTGTGCCGCAAGGTGGTGCGCCGCATCGCCGAGGGGCAGACGGAGCAAGTGGTTGTCACCCCTGAGGTGGTGCGCGAGTTTCTGGGGCGGCCTCGCTACTTTGGCACCGAAGAACTGGCGCGTCGGGTGTCCATCCCGGGAGTGGCCATCGGGTTGGCCTGGACCCCTGTGGGCGGGGACATCCTGTTTGTCGAAGCCACGGCCATGCCGGGGAGTAAAGGGTTCATCCTCACCGGCTCCCTGGGCAAGGTGATGGAAGAGTCGGCCCGCGCCGCCCTTTCCTATGTCCGCTCCCGGGCCAGGGCGCTGGACCTGCCGCCCGACTTTTTCGAGAAGCACGATATCCACCTGCATGTGCCCGCCGGGGCCCAACCCAAGGATGGGCCCAGCGCCGGGGTAACCATGGTCACCGCATTGGTCTCCTTGGTATCGGGGCGTGTGGTGCGCCCGGAAGTGGGCATGACGGGCGAAATCACCCTGCGCGGCCTGGTGCTCCCCGTGGGCGGCATCAAGGAGAAGGTGCTAGCCGCTCATCGCGCCGGCCTGAAGACGGTGATTTTGCCTCAACGCAACGAAGCCGATCTGGAAGACCTTCCCGAAGAGGTGCGGGAGAGCCTGCAATTCGTGTTCGTTGAGACCGTGGATGAGGTCTTGGCGGCGGCGCTGGAACCCGCACCCTCATCTCCGTCGGAGGAACCGACCAACGATCAGGAACGGGCAAGCGAGCGCGCTCCCGTCCCCCAGGAAGGGGACGCTTGA
- a CDS encoding DUF192 domain-containing protein: MSVAGTWWLLHNRTYPLSRALWVRPCVSFVCRLLGLMGRAPLPEDRGLLFIFPQASRWGSAIHMFGMRFDLAVVWLDETRRVVDVRLARRWRSVCVPRRPARYVLELPVSWLEAFTPGDEVTWDEATKS; this comes from the coding sequence GTGAGCGTGGCGGGAACCTGGTGGTTGCTGCACAACCGAACATACCCCCTTTCACGGGCGCTTTGGGTGCGCCCGTGCGTTTCGTTTGTTTGTCGCCTGCTGGGCTTGATGGGGCGGGCGCCCTTGCCCGAGGATCGTGGGTTGCTGTTCATTTTCCCCCAGGCGTCGCGGTGGGGGTCGGCGATTCACATGTTCGGTATGCGCTTCGATTTGGCCGTGGTGTGGCTGGATGAGACGCGGCGGGTGGTGGATGTGCGTCTGGCCCGGCGCTGGCGTTCGGTCTGCGTGCCGCGACGCCCGGCGCGTTATGTGCTTGAACTTCCGGTCTCCTGGTTGGAGGCCTTTACCCCCGGTGATGAGGTGACCTGGGATGAGGCAACGAAGTCCTGA
- a CDS encoding peptidoglycan DD-metalloendopeptidase family protein, with product MRQRSPEAWLNLLGALWVVLVMGLPVSAVRAAEGMPTPSPTPSSGAVYEVQPGDTLSSIAYRFGVSLDALVQANGLADPNNLRPGQKLVLPGFEGINGELTAVTVGYGETLTSLSRRYRVPLRTLERLNHLVNPESVVAGQSFVVPATVDSPPLARVQVRQEEPLQLTATRAGVNPWVLVLANDLPGTWAAPPRAVLAYPAEGQEADTHAPGALPPGVLSVTLDPTAWVQGRTAVLRVRLRPGAALTLGGEWEGHPLHFFPLDEKGETWVALQGVHALQEVGLYPLVFTLTSPNGETFRFEQRLQVRAGDYGWEKLIVPASLVDPALNKREEEQIRALTTKATPIRYWKGPFQAPSPYPNCFTSWFGTRRDYNDGAYFGYHSGLDFCGGTGTPITAPADGVVVFAGPLEVHGNAIIIDHGWGVYTLYAHQQRIEVQVGHRVHAGDLIGYVGATGRVTGAHLHWEVRVGGVPVDPEEWLERTFP from the coding sequence ATGAGGCAACGAAGTCCTGAGGCCTGGCTGAACCTACTGGGTGCGCTGTGGGTCGTGCTGGTGATGGGGCTCCCGGTTTCGGCGGTGCGGGCTGCCGAAGGCATGCCCACCCCTTCGCCCACGCCCTCTTCCGGTGCCGTTTACGAGGTTCAGCCCGGCGATACGCTGAGCAGCATTGCCTATCGGTTTGGCGTGAGTTTGGACGCGCTGGTGCAGGCCAACGGCCTGGCCGACCCCAACAACCTGCGACCGGGGCAGAAGTTGGTTCTGCCCGGTTTCGAAGGGATCAACGGGGAGTTGACCGCGGTCACCGTGGGCTACGGCGAGACGCTGACCAGCCTGAGCCGGCGCTACCGGGTGCCGTTGCGCACTTTAGAGCGCCTCAATCATCTGGTGAATCCCGAGAGCGTGGTGGCGGGGCAATCCTTTGTCGTCCCGGCGACGGTGGATTCGCCGCCTTTGGCCCGGGTGCAGGTGCGCCAGGAGGAGCCTTTGCAATTGACGGCCACTCGCGCGGGGGTCAACCCCTGGGTGCTGGTGCTGGCGAACGACCTGCCGGGCACCTGGGCGGCCCCACCCCGCGCCGTGCTGGCCTATCCCGCCGAGGGGCAGGAGGCCGACACCCACGCCCCCGGCGCTCTGCCGCCAGGCGTGCTCTCGGTGACCCTGGACCCTACGGCCTGGGTGCAGGGGCGCACGGCAGTCCTGCGGGTGCGCCTGCGGCCCGGCGCAGCCTTAACCTTGGGCGGCGAGTGGGAAGGCCATCCGTTGCATTTCTTCCCCCTGGACGAGAAGGGAGAGACCTGGGTGGCGCTGCAGGGCGTCCATGCCCTGCAGGAGGTGGGGCTGTATCCCCTGGTGTTTACCCTGACCTCGCCGAATGGAGAAACCTTTCGTTTTGAGCAGCGGCTGCAGGTGCGCGCCGGGGATTATGGCTGGGAGAAACTCATTGTCCCCGCCTCCCTGGTCGACCCGGCGTTGAACAAGCGGGAAGAAGAGCAAATCCGCGCTCTGACGACGAAAGCCACGCCCATCCGTTACTGGAAGGGCCCCTTCCAGGCCCCTTCACCGTACCCCAACTGTTTCACTTCCTGGTTCGGCACGCGCCGCGATTACAACGATGGGGCTTACTTCGGCTACCACAGCGGGCTGGATTTTTGCGGCGGCACGGGCACGCCCATCACGGCCCCGGCCGACGGCGTGGTGGTCTTTGCCGGGCCTTTGGAGGTGCACGGTAATGCCATCATCATCGACCACGGCTGGGGGGTGTACACGCTGTACGCTCATCAGCAGCGCATCGAGGTGCAGGTGGGGCATCGGGTGCACGCGGGCGACCTCATCGGTTATGTGGGCGCCACGGGGCGGGTGACGGGCGCCCATCTGCACTGGGAGGTACGGGTGGGCGGCGTCCCGGTGGACCCCGAGGAATGGCTGGAGCGGACCTTCCCTTGA
- a CDS encoding GNAT family N-acetyltransferase has product MKEALAEFTLRTFRFPEDYQAVYDLWSRAGPGIQLRKSDEPEEIAKKLQRDPDLFLVAEAEGRIIGAVMGGFDGRRGLIYHLAVDPAFRRRGIGSTLMAELERRLVAKGCLRAYLLVTEENQETMAFYRRLGVGDHAHGDYGEDFGGGAMRVAILTVSDRAYRGEREDLSGPALAEAVRAHGWEVAQTAVLPDELGLLRDTLAAWADGGAYDIILTTGGTGFAPRDVTPEATLAVVEKQAPGLAEAMRAASLQVTPHAMLSRAVAGIRGRTLIVNLPGSPKAAVENLAVIAPVLPHAVQLLREAPEAEAGHHHHHHHQPKGGRP; this is encoded by the coding sequence ATGAAGGAAGCCTTGGCCGAGTTTACCTTGCGCACCTTTCGCTTTCCCGAGGATTACCAGGCCGTGTACGACTTGTGGTCGCGGGCCGGGCCGGGCATCCAGTTGCGCAAATCCGACGAACCCGAAGAGATCGCCAAGAAGTTGCAGCGCGACCCGGACCTGTTCTTAGTGGCCGAGGCCGAGGGACGCATCATCGGCGCGGTGATGGGTGGGTTTGACGGTCGGCGCGGGTTGATTTACCACCTGGCCGTGGACCCCGCCTTCCGCCGTCGGGGCATCGGCTCGACGCTGATGGCGGAACTAGAGCGTCGGTTGGTCGCCAAAGGCTGCCTGCGCGCCTATCTGCTGGTGACGGAGGAGAACCAGGAGACCATGGCCTTTTACCGCCGTTTGGGGGTGGGAGATCATGCCCATGGTGACTATGGCGAAGACTTTGGTGGAGGAGCAATGCGCGTAGCCATTCTGACCGTTTCAGACCGTGCCTACCGTGGCGAGCGGGAGGACCTTTCCGGCCCGGCGCTGGCCGAGGCGGTGCGCGCCCATGGCTGGGAGGTGGCGCAGACCGCCGTGCTGCCCGACGAGTTGGGTTTGCTGCGCGACACGCTGGCCGCCTGGGCCGACGGCGGGGCCTACGACATCATCCTCACCACGGGCGGGACGGGTTTTGCCCCGCGGGATGTGACGCCGGAGGCCACCCTGGCCGTGGTGGAGAAGCAGGCGCCGGGGCTGGCCGAGGCCATGCGCGCGGCCAGCCTGCAGGTCACGCCGCACGCCATGCTCTCGCGGGCTGTGGCGGGCATTCGGGGCCGCACGTTGATCGTCAACCTGCCGGGCAGCCCCAAGGCGGCGGTGGAGAATCTGGCGGTCATCGCGCCGGTGTTGCCCCATGCGGTGCAGTTGTTGCGTGAGGCCCCGGAGGCCGAAGCAGGGCACCACCATCATCACCATCACCAACCCAAGGGGGGA
- a CDS encoding DUF2007 domain-containing protein, which produces MSNEQWVLLTPPLEPAEAEILQGLLEAQGFTVYLAREGAGRALGLTVGPLGQAQLYVPASQKEAAEQVYHDFLRGTFAAQRDEEASPGE; this is translated from the coding sequence ATGAGCAACGAACAGTGGGTACTTCTGACACCACCGCTGGAACCGGCGGAAGCCGAAATCCTTCAGGGGCTGCTGGAGGCGCAAGGGTTCACGGTCTATCTGGCGCGGGAAGGCGCCGGGCGTGCCCTGGGCCTGACCGTGGGGCCTTTGGGCCAGGCGCAACTCTACGTCCCGGCCTCCCAAAAAGAGGCGGCGGAACAAGTCTATCACGATTTCCTCCGGGGGACCTTCGCTGCCCAGAGGGACGAGGAAGCCTCCCCAGGGGAGTGA
- a CDS encoding response regulator, protein MVAERILCVDDEPEMVELLRLILGRRGYEIVGVYSGQEALETLKGESVDLILLDLMMPGMDGWEVVRRLRANEATASIPVIVVTAKSQNVDRVLGLHIVKVDDYITKPFTPRELLDAVQRVLNKRGAATESDDSALGSTEKA, encoded by the coding sequence ATGGTCGCTGAGCGGATTCTTTGTGTGGACGATGAGCCGGAAATGGTGGAGTTGCTGCGCCTGATTTTGGGGCGCAGGGGATACGAGATTGTGGGTGTGTACAGCGGTCAGGAAGCCTTGGAAACGCTGAAAGGCGAATCGGTGGATCTCATTCTCCTGGATTTGATGATGCCGGGGATGGATGGCTGGGAGGTGGTGCGCCGGTTGCGGGCCAATGAGGCCACCGCTTCCATCCCGGTGATCGTGGTGACGGCCAAATCCCAGAATGTGGATCGCGTCCTGGGATTGCACATCGTCAAGGTGGACGATTACATCACCAAACCCTTCACCCCGCGGGAACTGCTGGACGCTGTTCAGCGGGTGTTGAACAAACGCGGTGCGGCGACCGAGAGCGATGACAGCGCCTTGGGGAGCACGGAGAAAGCCTGA
- a CDS encoding PHP domain-containing protein — MQWYAMDLHLHTPASQDYQQPEVSFLDILHQAEAKGLHIIAFTDHNTVAGYRRMQEEIQQLEWLESLNRLLPEEKRRLEEYRRLLKKILVLPGFEFTATLGFHILGIFPPDKPVREIEHLLLDLHIPAEKLDEGSAEVGATSDVLTAYRVIHEAGGLVIAAHANSSNGVAARNVPGQTKISYTQDPNLHALEVTDLEKKGRHTTQAFFSGTKPEYPRRMHCIQGSDAHRLTGKGKSLGVGDRATEVLLPEVSFQALKGLFLSNDFARHRPYRAKEQMDFIQQAREEGSNIVQGFHEQMTVRGGKLYAIIADVCAFANTNGGTLYIGLSADPKKPPVGIDNPEQAMARLEAEIAKRITPPLEVTVDVHETQGKKVLRVLVPRGDDPPYAVDDSKIYVRSEGETGLAVRDEIVGLVLRGMREKAGAEPPAEVLPGTTGQPAAPTSDAELPRTGVEVVAVEEREGAKYYTLRDLRNGNVVKNVTRASARRLWHYAISRYGQLPKDWGKAKLEWQGDRAVLRKYKQGKRWRYDLVWRSPQGQGVRVFFGVTEDGIVGPWKAVVGLEDQ, encoded by the coding sequence ATGCAGTGGTATGCCATGGATTTGCATTTGCATACCCCTGCTTCGCAAGACTATCAACAGCCGGAGGTTTCCTTCCTGGATATTTTGCATCAGGCCGAGGCTAAAGGGTTGCACATCATCGCCTTCACCGATCACAACACCGTGGCCGGTTATCGCCGGATGCAGGAAGAAATCCAGCAACTGGAGTGGCTGGAATCCCTGAACCGCCTGCTCCCTGAAGAGAAACGCCGTCTGGAGGAATATCGCCGCCTGCTGAAGAAAATTTTGGTGCTCCCCGGATTTGAGTTCACGGCGACCCTGGGGTTTCACATCCTGGGGATCTTCCCGCCCGACAAGCCGGTTCGCGAGATCGAGCACCTGTTGCTGGACCTCCACATTCCGGCCGAGAAACTGGACGAGGGCTCGGCCGAGGTGGGGGCCACCAGCGATGTGCTCACCGCGTATCGGGTGATCCACGAGGCGGGCGGGCTGGTCATCGCCGCCCATGCCAATTCGAGCAACGGTGTGGCCGCCCGCAATGTGCCCGGCCAGACCAAGATTTCCTACACTCAGGACCCCAACCTGCACGCTTTGGAGGTCACTGACCTGGAGAAGAAAGGGCGGCACACCACCCAGGCCTTCTTCAGCGGAACCAAGCCGGAGTACCCGCGCCGGATGCACTGCATTCAGGGCTCCGACGCCCACCGGCTCACCGGAAAGGGCAAGAGCCTGGGGGTGGGAGATCGGGCTACCGAGGTCCTGCTGCCCGAGGTGAGTTTCCAGGCCCTGAAGGGCTTGTTCCTCTCCAACGACTTTGCCCGCCACAGGCCATATCGCGCCAAGGAGCAGATGGACTTCATCCAGCAGGCGCGGGAGGAAGGGTCGAACATCGTCCAGGGCTTCCACGAGCAGATGACCGTCCGCGGCGGGAAACTCTACGCCATCATCGCCGATGTGTGCGCCTTTGCCAACACCAACGGCGGTACGCTGTACATCGGTCTCAGCGCGGACCCCAAGAAGCCGCCGGTGGGCATCGACAACCCGGAGCAGGCCATGGCCCGTCTGGAGGCCGAGATCGCCAAACGCATCACCCCACCGCTGGAGGTGACGGTGGATGTGCACGAGACGCAGGGCAAGAAGGTGCTCCGGGTGCTCGTGCCGCGCGGCGACGATCCGCCTTATGCCGTGGACGACAGCAAGATTTATGTGCGCTCGGAAGGGGAAACCGGGCTGGCCGTGCGGGACGAGATCGTGGGGTTGGTGCTGCGGGGCATGCGCGAAAAAGCGGGCGCCGAACCCCCCGCCGAGGTCCTGCCCGGCACCACCGGGCAGCCTGCCGCGCCGACGTCGGACGCCGAACTCCCCCGCACGGGGGTCGAGGTGGTCGCCGTGGAAGAGCGGGAAGGGGCGAAGTATTACACCCTGCGCGATTTGCGCAACGGCAATGTGGTCAAGAATGTGACCCGCGCTTCGGCGCGGCGGCTGTGGCATTACGCCATTTCGCGCTACGGGCAGTTGCCCAAGGATTGGGGCAAGGCCAAACTGGAGTGGCAGGGCGACCGGGCGGTGTTGCGCAAGTACAAGCAGGGCAAACGCTGGCGTTATGACCTGGTCTGGCGCTCCCCCCAGGGCCAGGGGGTGCGCGTGTTCTTCGGCGTCACCGAGGACGGCATCGTGGGGCCGTGGAAGGCAGTGGTGGGGTTGGAGGATCAGTAG
- the tpx gene encoding thiol peroxidase → MSEMERKGLIQFGGKDVTVVGPDIQVGQEAPEFVATTQQWERIPVLAYTQGKVRVIAAVPSLDTPVCDLETDKFNQAATQLSEDIIIVTISADLPFAQARWCGAHGVDPNRLLVVSDHMEMEFGRKYGCLMKEVRLLRRAVFVVDRQNRVVYADYMARLGDEPNYDEVLEKAKKALAA, encoded by the coding sequence ATGAGCGAAATGGAACGTAAGGGTTTGATCCAGTTCGGCGGCAAGGATGTCACCGTCGTCGGGCCGGACATTCAGGTGGGGCAGGAAGCCCCTGAGTTCGTCGCCACCACCCAGCAGTGGGAGCGCATCCCCGTGCTGGCCTATACCCAGGGCAAGGTGCGGGTCATCGCCGCCGTCCCCTCGCTGGATACGCCGGTGTGCGACCTGGAAACGGACAAGTTCAACCAGGCGGCCACGCAGTTGAGCGAGGACATCATCATCGTTACCATCAGCGCGGACCTGCCCTTTGCCCAGGCCCGCTGGTGCGGCGCCCACGGGGTGGACCCCAACCGGCTCCTGGTGGTCTCGGATCACATGGAGATGGAGTTTGGCCGCAAGTACGGCTGCCTGATGAAAGAGGTGCGCCTGCTGCGCCGGGCCGTGTTCGTGGTGGACCGCCAGAATCGGGTGGTGTACGCCGATTACATGGCCCGCCTGGGCGATGAGCCCAACTACGACGAGGTGCTGGAGAAGGCCAAGAAAGCCCTGGCTGCCTGA
- a CDS encoding response regulator has translation MPKVMLIEDNASLRDLMAFLLQMEGFEVVFGPTQPEAVLEALHRTRPDVVIMDVHLRGHQATGLEVVRAVRQDDALRGVRFMLISGMDYSREAAQSGADAFLSKPFMGDELIAKVRSLVQAPPSVT, from the coding sequence ATGCCGAAGGTGATGTTGATCGAAGACAACGCCTCCCTGCGCGATTTGATGGCCTTTTTGTTGCAAATGGAGGGTTTTGAGGTGGTGTTTGGGCCGACCCAGCCTGAGGCCGTCCTGGAGGCGTTGCATCGCACCCGGCCGGATGTGGTGATCATGGATGTGCATTTGAGGGGGCATCAGGCCACCGGATTGGAAGTGGTCCGCGCGGTGCGCCAGGATGATGCCTTGCGGGGGGTGCGTTTTATGTTGATCTCGGGCATGGATTATTCCCGGGAGGCCGCCCAAAGCGGGGCGGACGCCTTTTTGAGCAAGCCTTTCATGGGGGATGAACTCATTGCCAAAGTCCGGTCGTTGGTGCAAGCCCCTCCGTCGGTAACTTAG